A part of Antechinus flavipes isolate AdamAnt ecotype Samford, QLD, Australia chromosome 6, AdamAnt_v2, whole genome shotgun sequence genomic DNA contains:
- the SYVN1 gene encoding E3 ubiquitin-protein ligase synoviolin isoform X1 has translation MSWRRTRRWSRRRPGSARARDPRAAGLPAGAMFRTAVMMAASLALTGAVVAHAYYLKHQFYPTVVYLTKSSPSMAVLYIQAFVLVFLLGKVMGKVFFGQLRAAEMEHLLERSWYAVTETCLAFTVFRDDFSPRFVALFTLLLFLKCFHWLAEDRVDFMERSPNISWLFHCRIVSLMLLLGALDFLFVNHAYHSILTRGASVQLVFGFEYAILMTMVLTIFIKYVLHSIDLQNENPWDNKAVYMLYTELFTGFIKVLLYMAFMTIMIKVHTFPLFAIRPMYLAMRQFKKAVTDAIMSRRAIRNMNTLYPDATAEELQAMDNVCIICREEMVTGAKRLPCNHIFHTSCLRSWFQRQQTCPTCRMDVLRASLPVQSPPAQEAPDHGPPPAPHQPPILPQPPNFPQGLLPPFPPGMFPLWPPMGPFPPMPPPSNADAPPATPSTSGNASRASGSVPEPAPAPGFPFPPPWMGMPLPPPFGFPPMPVPPAGFAGLTAEELQALEGHERQHLEARLQSLRNIHTLLDAAMLQINQYLTVLASLGPPRPPAPASPPAASTPAAAASSSSSIPSSEATPPSPEASPPPPDPVQLQPDPSAESIGAEDLAEDVEPDAVELRRRRLQKLGSPASQ, from the exons GTCTCCCGGCCGGGGCCATGTTCCGCACCGCCGTGATGATGGCCGCCAGCCTGGCGCTGACCGGGGCCGTGGTGGCCCACGCTTACTACCTCAAGCACCAGTTCTACCCCACTGTGGTCTACCTGACCAAGTCCAGTCCCAGCATGGCG GTCCTGTACATCCAGGCCTTCGTGCTCGTCTTTCTCCTGGGCAAAGTGATGGGCAAGGTGTTCTTCGGCCAGCTGAGAGCTGCCGAGATGGAG CACCTCCTGGAGCGCTCCTGGTATGCAGTGACCGAGACTTGTCTCGCCTTCACGGTCTTCCGGGATGACTTCAGCCCCCGGTTTGTGGCGCTCTTcacccttctcctcttcctcaagTGTTTCCACTGGCTGGCTGAGGACCGCGTGGATTTT ATGGAGCGGAGTCCCAACATCTCCTGGCTCTTTCACTGCCGAATTGTCT CCCTCATGCTCCTCCTGGGCGCCCTGGACTTCCTCTTTGTTAATCACGCCTATCACAGCATCCTGACGCGCGGGGCCTCCGTGCAGCTGGTCTTCGGCTTTGAG TACGCCATCCTAATGACCATGGTCCTCACCATCTTCATAAAGTACGTGCTGCACTCCATCGATCTCCAGAATGAGAACCCCTGGGATAACAAGGCCGTCTACATGCTCTACACGGAGCTCTTCACAG gcTTCATCAAGGTGCTGCTCTACATGGCCTTCATGACCATCATGATCAAGGTGCACACCTTCCCGCTCTTTGCCATCCGGCCCATGTACCTGGCCATGAG GCAGTTTAAGAAAGCGGTGACGGACGCCATCATGTCTCGCCGGGCCATCCGCAACATGAACACGCT GTACCCGGACGCCACGGCCGAGGAGCTCCAAGCCATGGACAACGTCTGCATCATCTGCAGAGAAGAGATGGTCACGGGCGCCAAGAGGCTTCCCTGCAACCATATCTTCCATACCAG CTGCCTGCGTTCCTGGTTCCAGCGGCAGCAGACCTGCCCTACCTGCCGGATGGACGTTCTGCGGGCCTCGCTTCCTGTCCAGTCCCCACCGGCGCAGGAGGCTCCTGACCATGGCCCCCCACCTGCTCCCCACCAGCCCCCCATTCTCCCCCAGCCCCCCAACT TTCCCCAAGGCctcctgcctccatttcctcctgGGATGTTCCCCCTCTGGCCTcccatgggtccctttccccccATGCCACCTCCCAGCAATGCGGACGCCCCTCCTGCCACACCTTCCACCTCAG GCAACGCTTCTCGGGCCTCCGGGTCTGTCCCTGAGCCTGCTCCGGCTCCCggctttcccttccctcctccctggaTGGGCATGCCCCTGCCTCCACCGTTTG GATTCCCCCCCATGCCAGTGCCCCCAGCAGGCTTTGCAGGCCTGACGGCTGAGGAGCTACAGGCCCTGGAGGGCCACGAGCGGCAGCACCTGGAAGCTCGGCTACAAAGCCTTCGAAATATCCATACCCTGCTGGACGCTGCCATGCTGCAGATCAACCAGTACCTCACTGTGCTGGCCTCCCTGGG CCCTCCCCGACCTCCTGCTCCCGCCAGTCCCCCTGCAGCATCTACACCTGCTGCTGCAGCCTCCTCTTCCAGCAGCATCCCCAGTTCCGAGGCGACACCTCCCTCACCGGaagcctctcctcctccccccgaCCCAGTACAGCTGCAGCCGGACCCAT CTGCAGAGTCTATTGGGGCCGAGGACCTGGCGGAAGATGTGGAACCCGATGCAGTGGagctccgccgccgccgcctgcAGAAGCTGGGGTCCCCTGCTTCCCAATGA
- the SYVN1 gene encoding E3 ubiquitin-protein ligase synoviolin isoform X2, translated as MFRTAVMMAASLALTGAVVAHAYYLKHQFYPTVVYLTKSSPSMAVLYIQAFVLVFLLGKVMGKVFFGQLRAAEMEHLLERSWYAVTETCLAFTVFRDDFSPRFVALFTLLLFLKCFHWLAEDRVDFMERSPNISWLFHCRIVSLMLLLGALDFLFVNHAYHSILTRGASVQLVFGFEYAILMTMVLTIFIKYVLHSIDLQNENPWDNKAVYMLYTELFTGFIKVLLYMAFMTIMIKVHTFPLFAIRPMYLAMRQFKKAVTDAIMSRRAIRNMNTLYPDATAEELQAMDNVCIICREEMVTGAKRLPCNHIFHTSCLRSWFQRQQTCPTCRMDVLRASLPVQSPPAQEAPDHGPPPAPHQPPILPQPPNFPQGLLPPFPPGMFPLWPPMGPFPPMPPPSNADAPPATPSTSGNASRASGSVPEPAPAPGFPFPPPWMGMPLPPPFGFPPMPVPPAGFAGLTAEELQALEGHERQHLEARLQSLRNIHTLLDAAMLQINQYLTVLASLGPPRPPAPASPPAASTPAAAASSSSSIPSSEATPPSPEASPPPPDPVQLQPDPSAESIGAEDLAEDVEPDAVELRRRRLQKLGSPASQ; from the exons ATGTTCCGCACCGCCGTGATGATGGCCGCCAGCCTGGCGCTGACCGGGGCCGTGGTGGCCCACGCTTACTACCTCAAGCACCAGTTCTACCCCACTGTGGTCTACCTGACCAAGTCCAGTCCCAGCATGGCG GTCCTGTACATCCAGGCCTTCGTGCTCGTCTTTCTCCTGGGCAAAGTGATGGGCAAGGTGTTCTTCGGCCAGCTGAGAGCTGCCGAGATGGAG CACCTCCTGGAGCGCTCCTGGTATGCAGTGACCGAGACTTGTCTCGCCTTCACGGTCTTCCGGGATGACTTCAGCCCCCGGTTTGTGGCGCTCTTcacccttctcctcttcctcaagTGTTTCCACTGGCTGGCTGAGGACCGCGTGGATTTT ATGGAGCGGAGTCCCAACATCTCCTGGCTCTTTCACTGCCGAATTGTCT CCCTCATGCTCCTCCTGGGCGCCCTGGACTTCCTCTTTGTTAATCACGCCTATCACAGCATCCTGACGCGCGGGGCCTCCGTGCAGCTGGTCTTCGGCTTTGAG TACGCCATCCTAATGACCATGGTCCTCACCATCTTCATAAAGTACGTGCTGCACTCCATCGATCTCCAGAATGAGAACCCCTGGGATAACAAGGCCGTCTACATGCTCTACACGGAGCTCTTCACAG gcTTCATCAAGGTGCTGCTCTACATGGCCTTCATGACCATCATGATCAAGGTGCACACCTTCCCGCTCTTTGCCATCCGGCCCATGTACCTGGCCATGAG GCAGTTTAAGAAAGCGGTGACGGACGCCATCATGTCTCGCCGGGCCATCCGCAACATGAACACGCT GTACCCGGACGCCACGGCCGAGGAGCTCCAAGCCATGGACAACGTCTGCATCATCTGCAGAGAAGAGATGGTCACGGGCGCCAAGAGGCTTCCCTGCAACCATATCTTCCATACCAG CTGCCTGCGTTCCTGGTTCCAGCGGCAGCAGACCTGCCCTACCTGCCGGATGGACGTTCTGCGGGCCTCGCTTCCTGTCCAGTCCCCACCGGCGCAGGAGGCTCCTGACCATGGCCCCCCACCTGCTCCCCACCAGCCCCCCATTCTCCCCCAGCCCCCCAACT TTCCCCAAGGCctcctgcctccatttcctcctgGGATGTTCCCCCTCTGGCCTcccatgggtccctttccccccATGCCACCTCCCAGCAATGCGGACGCCCCTCCTGCCACACCTTCCACCTCAG GCAACGCTTCTCGGGCCTCCGGGTCTGTCCCTGAGCCTGCTCCGGCTCCCggctttcccttccctcctccctggaTGGGCATGCCCCTGCCTCCACCGTTTG GATTCCCCCCCATGCCAGTGCCCCCAGCAGGCTTTGCAGGCCTGACGGCTGAGGAGCTACAGGCCCTGGAGGGCCACGAGCGGCAGCACCTGGAAGCTCGGCTACAAAGCCTTCGAAATATCCATACCCTGCTGGACGCTGCCATGCTGCAGATCAACCAGTACCTCACTGTGCTGGCCTCCCTGGG CCCTCCCCGACCTCCTGCTCCCGCCAGTCCCCCTGCAGCATCTACACCTGCTGCTGCAGCCTCCTCTTCCAGCAGCATCCCCAGTTCCGAGGCGACACCTCCCTCACCGGaagcctctcctcctccccccgaCCCAGTACAGCTGCAGCCGGACCCAT CTGCAGAGTCTATTGGGGCCGAGGACCTGGCGGAAGATGTGGAACCCGATGCAGTGGagctccgccgccgccgcctgcAGAAGCTGGGGTCCCCTGCTTCCCAATGA
- the FAU gene encoding FAU ubiquitin-like and ribosomal protein S30, translating to MQLFVRAQALHTLEVTGQETVAQIKAHVASLEGIAPEDQVLLLGGSPLEDEAILGQCGVEPLSTLEVAGRMLGGKVHGSLARAGKVRGQTPKVAKQEKKKKKTGRAKRRMQYNRRFVNVVPTFGKKKGPNANS from the exons ATGCAGTTGTTCGTCCGCGCGCAGGCTCTGCACACCCTCGAGGTGACCGGGCAGGAGACCGTCGCCCAGATTAAG GCCCACGTGGCGTCCCTGGAGGGTATCGCTCCCGAGGATCAGGTCCTGCTGCTGGGCGGCTCCCCCCTGGAGGATGAAGCCATCCTGGGACAGTGCGGGGTGGAGCCCCTGTCCACCCTGGAAGTGGCCGGCCGGATGCTGGGAG GTAAAGTTCACGGCTCTTTGGCCAGAGCTGGAAAAGTGAGGGGTCAGACTCCCAAG GTGGCCAagcaggagaagaagaagaagaagactggGCGTGCTAAGAGGAGGATGCAGTACAACCGACGCTTTGTCAACGTAGTGCCCACTTTTGGCAAGAAGAAGGGTCCCAATGCCAACTCCTAA
- the MRPL49 gene encoding 39S ribosomal protein L49, mitochondrial: protein MAATVVASALRVGLRACWRPGLPACGLRWQSQSREPSAYPGVVESSEEYAFVERLIPPTGIPEPPRHQSYPTPSGWQPPRDPPPNLPYFIRRSRMHNVPVYTELTHGNRKMTLIRKVEGDIWALKKDVEEFLTPLLGKTPVTQVNEVTGTLRIKGYFDQQLKAWLLEKGF, encoded by the exons ATGGCGGCGACGGTCGTGGCTTCCGCTCTCCGCGTAGGGCTGCGAGCTTGCTGGCGGCCGGGACTCCCGGCCTGCGGGCTCCGCTGGCAG AGCCAGAGTCGGGAGCCGTCTGCCTACCCCGGAGTGGTGGAGTCCTCAGAAGAATACGCCTTTGTGGAGCGCCTCATCCCTCCCACCGGCATCCCAGAGCCCCCCAGACACCAGAGCTACCCCACCCCGAGTGGCTGGCAGCCCCCTCGAG ATCCCCCACCGAACCTCCCCTACTTCATTCGTCGCTCCCGGATGCACAATGTCCCCGTATACACAGAGCTCACACATGGCAACCGAAAGATGACTCTGATCCGAAAGGTGGAGGGGGACATTTGG GCCCTGAAGAAAGATGTGGAAGAATTCCTGACCCCTCTGCTGGGGAAAACACCTGTGACCCAGGTCAACGAGGTGACCGGGACCCTGCGGATCAAGGGTTATTTTGACCAACAGCTCAAGGCCTGGCTTCTGGAGAAGGGCTTCTGA